The Bombus fervidus isolate BK054 chromosome 6, iyBomFerv1, whole genome shotgun sequence genome contains a region encoding:
- the LOC139988573 gene encoding uncharacterized protein, translating to MSKQLKTSELLQKLRRIPMECSDIEDSEFSVCEKELEISSDNSNGDISDKENESSEREPEKILNVRKRRSTRVLSSSESETENVQTSTNEIAEDGTRWERIQEGSASRRLPLHNIFKDTFSPTGYAKRSIMKDKVISAFSLLIDSHMLQRIINK from the coding sequence ATGAGTAAACAATTGAAAACATCCGAATTGTTGCAAAAACTGAGAAGGATACCAATGGAATGCTCTGATATCGAGGATAGTGAATTTTCAGTGTGTGAAAAAGAACTTGAAATTTCTAGTGATAACAGCAATGGTGACATTAGTGACAAAGAAAATGAGTCCTCAGAAAGAGAGCCAGAGAAAATTTTGAATGTACGCAAAAGAAGAAGTACTCGGGTGCTTTCAAGTTCTGAAAGTGAAACTGAAAATGTACAAACTAGTACAAATGAAATTGCCGAAGACGGAACCAGGTGGGAAAGAATTCAAGAAGGGTCAGCATCTAGGAGATTACCCTTGCACAATATATTCAAAGACACATTCAGTCCCACAGGATATGCAAAGAGAAGTATCATGAAAGATAAAGTAATTAGTGCATTTTCCCTACTAATTGACAGCCATATGTTGcaacgtataataaataaataa